One Pseudomonas sp. FP1742 genomic window carries:
- the pgaB gene encoding poly-beta-1,6-N-acetyl-D-glucosamine N-deacetylase PgaB, which translates to MPFILRFILLLGVLLISACAQQAPTFAPPSERPVSANEKPWPKNHVLGIAYHDVEDRDPDQAVVAVRTERLLEQLAWLRENNYTPVTVDQVMAARNGGPELPPRAIVLSFDDGYSSFYTRVMPVLRAYNWHALLAPVGVWIDTPQNQPVDFAGTPRKRSDFLTWEQIREISRSGLVEIAAHTDASHKGVLANPQGNLQPAAATRRYDAATGRYETEAQFQARMRADVAAISEKIRKVTGYKPRVWVWPYGVADGTSLQVINDQGYQMALTLDDGLDTLNNLMSGPRFLVASDPDGEHFANSIVAVQAESPMRVVHVDLDNVYDPDPAQQEINLGKLIQRMADMGANTVFLQAFADPVGDGLVHSLYFPNRHLPMRADLFDRVAWQLRTRAHVKVYAWMPVLSFALDSKLPRVTRWDPKTGTTSVDPDQYKRLSPFDPNVRRIIGEIYEDVARLTSVDGILYHDDAVLSDFEDAGPEALKVYAANGLPGSIATLRDDPATLQRWTRFKSRYLIDFTHELTAKVRAIRGPQVQTARNIFAEPMLNPESEAWFAQNLDDFLGAYDWTAPMAMPLMEKQSLQQSGPWLETLVATVKSRPGALDRTVFELQARDWRKNKDADIDGEQLADWMGRLKRQGATSFGYYPDNFLENQPDLKTVRPALSNKWNP; encoded by the coding sequence CCTTTTATTTTGCGTTTCATCCTCCTGCTGGGAGTGCTGTTGATCAGCGCCTGTGCCCAGCAAGCCCCAACCTTCGCGCCGCCGTCCGAACGCCCGGTGTCGGCCAATGAAAAGCCCTGGCCGAAAAACCATGTATTGGGGATCGCTTACCACGATGTCGAAGACCGCGACCCCGATCAGGCGGTGGTGGCCGTGCGCACCGAGCGCCTGCTCGAGCAACTGGCGTGGCTACGGGAGAACAACTACACACCGGTCACCGTCGATCAGGTCATGGCCGCTCGCAACGGCGGCCCCGAGCTGCCGCCACGGGCGATCGTGCTGAGTTTCGATGATGGTTACTCGAGCTTCTACACCCGCGTAATGCCGGTGCTGCGCGCCTATAACTGGCACGCCTTGCTGGCGCCGGTGGGGGTGTGGATCGACACGCCGCAGAACCAGCCGGTGGATTTCGCCGGTACACCGCGCAAGCGTTCGGACTTCCTGACCTGGGAGCAGATCCGCGAGATTTCCCGATCCGGCCTGGTGGAAATCGCCGCCCACACCGACGCCAGCCACAAAGGCGTGCTGGCTAACCCACAAGGCAACCTGCAGCCGGCGGCCGCGACCCGGCGTTATGACGCCGCGACCGGGCGCTACGAAACCGAAGCCCAATTCCAGGCCCGGATGCGCGCTGACGTAGCGGCCATCTCGGAGAAGATCCGCAAGGTCACTGGCTACAAACCGCGAGTCTGGGTGTGGCCGTACGGCGTGGCGGATGGCACCTCGCTGCAAGTAATCAACGACCAGGGTTATCAGATGGCCCTGACCCTGGACGACGGTCTCGATACCCTTAACAACCTGATGAGCGGCCCGCGCTTTCTGGTGGCCTCGGACCCGGATGGTGAACACTTCGCCAACAGCATCGTCGCGGTGCAGGCCGAATCGCCGATGCGGGTGGTGCATGTGGACTTGGACAACGTCTACGACCCGGACCCGGCCCAACAGGAAATCAACCTCGGCAAACTGATCCAGCGCATGGCCGACATGGGCGCCAACACGGTGTTCCTGCAAGCTTTCGCCGACCCTGTGGGCGATGGCCTGGTGCATTCGCTGTACTTCCCCAACCGCCACCTGCCGATGCGTGCCGACCTCTTTGACCGCGTGGCCTGGCAGTTGCGCACCCGGGCTCACGTCAAAGTCTATGCCTGGATGCCGGTACTGAGTTTTGCCCTGGATTCGAAGCTGCCGCGAGTCACCCGTTGGGACCCGAAAACCGGCACCACGTCAGTCGATCCTGACCAGTACAAACGCTTGTCACCGTTCGATCCGAACGTGCGGCGCATCATCGGTGAAATCTACGAAGACGTGGCGCGCCTGACCTCGGTCGACGGCATCCTCTATCACGATGACGCGGTGCTGTCGGACTTCGAAGACGCCGGCCCCGAAGCCCTGAAGGTCTATGCCGCCAACGGTCTGCCCGGTTCGATTGCCACCCTGCGCGACGATCCGGCCACCCTGCAACGCTGGACGCGCTTCAAGAGTCGCTACCTGATCGACTTCACTCATGAGCTGACCGCCAAGGTCCGTGCCATTCGCGGCCCGCAAGTGCAGACGGCGCGCAATATTTTCGCCGAACCAATGCTCAATCCCGAGAGCGAAGCCTGGTTCGCGCAGAACCTCGACGACTTCCTGGGCGCCTACGACTGGACAGCGCCGATGGCCATGCCACTGATGGAAAAACAGAGCCTCCAGCAATCCGGCCCCTGGCTCGAAACGCTGGTGGCGACGGTCAAATCGCGCCCCGGCGCCCTCGATCGCACGGTGTTCGAGCTGCAGGCCCGCGACTGGAGGAAAAACAAAGACGCCGACATCGACGGCGAGCAGTTGGCTGACTGGATGGGCCGCCTCAAGCGTCAGGGCGCCACCAGTTTCGGCTACTACCCGGACAACTTTCTCGAAAACCAGCCGGACCTGAAAACCGTGCGGCCCGCGCTCTCCAACAAGTGGAATCCATAA
- the pgaC gene encoding poly-beta-1,6-N-acetyl-D-glucosamine synthase: MLDRLLALLVLAIVLGVPLGLIFLVTGQFLMDFVFFYPLFMSGLWIAGGLYFWLHWERHWPWQDDTLPPPLAGEPLISILIPCYNEGDNAADTIHAALAQHYPNIEVIAINDGSKDNTAAVLDALAAQDPRLRVLHLAENQGKAVALRMGAIAARSEYLVCIDGDALLAPNTAAYLVAPMLDNARLGAVTGNPRIRTRSTLIGRVQVGEFSSIIGLIKRTQRVFGRIFTVSGVIVAFRRTALNRVGYWSPDMITEDIDISWKLQLDHWSIFYEPRALCWILMPETLGGLWKQRLRWAQGGAEVLFKNIRGIWQYRHRYLWPLLFEYCLSTGWAFTFLLSVIFWSVGKFVDMPPAIAVHHLMPPAFTGLLLAVVCLVQFAVSIMIDRRYEKGLGRTMFWVVWYPLVFWFISLLTTLVSFPKVLFGQHQKRARWVSPDRGIKPLDDDEEEVIK; this comes from the coding sequence ATGCTGGACAGACTTCTGGCCCTATTGGTTCTGGCGATCGTCCTGGGGGTTCCCCTCGGGCTGATCTTTCTGGTCACCGGGCAATTCCTGATGGACTTCGTGTTCTTCTACCCACTGTTCATGTCGGGGTTGTGGATCGCTGGCGGCCTGTATTTCTGGCTGCACTGGGAGCGGCACTGGCCGTGGCAGGACGACACCTTGCCGCCACCATTGGCCGGCGAACCGCTGATTTCGATCCTGATCCCTTGCTACAACGAAGGCGACAACGCTGCCGATACCATCCACGCGGCGCTGGCCCAGCATTACCCGAACATCGAAGTGATCGCGATCAACGACGGCTCCAAGGACAACACCGCTGCGGTGCTCGACGCACTGGCGGCGCAGGATCCGCGTTTACGGGTGCTGCACCTGGCGGAAAACCAGGGCAAAGCCGTGGCCCTGCGCATGGGCGCCATCGCGGCGCGCAGCGAGTACCTGGTATGCATCGACGGTGACGCGCTGCTGGCGCCGAATACCGCGGCCTATCTGGTGGCGCCGATGCTCGACAACGCACGACTGGGCGCTGTGACCGGCAACCCGCGAATCCGTACCCGTTCGACCTTGATCGGCCGGGTGCAGGTCGGCGAGTTCTCCTCGATCATCGGCCTGATCAAGCGCACCCAGCGGGTGTTCGGGCGGATCTTCACCGTCTCCGGGGTGATCGTCGCCTTCCGTCGCACGGCTCTGAACCGGGTCGGCTACTGGAGCCCGGACATGATCACCGAAGACATCGACATCAGTTGGAAGCTGCAGCTGGATCACTGGAGCATTTTCTACGAGCCCCGCGCGTTGTGCTGGATCCTCATGCCCGAAACCCTCGGCGGCCTGTGGAAGCAACGTCTGCGCTGGGCCCAGGGCGGTGCCGAGGTGCTGTTCAAGAACATCCGGGGCATCTGGCAATACCGCCATCGTTACCTCTGGCCGCTGCTGTTCGAGTACTGCCTGTCCACCGGTTGGGCCTTCACCTTTCTGCTGTCGGTGATCTTCTGGAGCGTCGGCAAATTCGTCGACATGCCGCCCGCCATTGCCGTCCATCACCTGATGCCACCGGCCTTTACCGGGCTGCTGTTGGCGGTGGTCTGCCTGGTGCAGTTCGCGGTCAGCATCATGATCGACCGACGTTACGAAAAGGGGCTCGGCAGGACCATGTTCTGGGTGGTCTGGTATCCGCTGGTGTTCTGGTTCATCAGCCTGCTCACCACCCTGGTCAGCTTTCCCAAAGTGCTGTTCGGCCAACATCAGAAGCGCGCGCGCTGGGTCAGTCCGGACCGGGGCATCAAGCCGCTGGATGACGATGAAGAGGAGGTCATCAAATGA
- the pgaD gene encoding poly-beta-1,6-N-acetyl-D-glucosamine biosynthesis protein PgaD: MKIIRTRQRPFLVVIDVVFTVLAWIGLLYLLARGLWPLIDTHDGPRIDASFFDALGTLQIYLWVALVNAVILIGWARYQQRKSKSFAQRRLPAPVVDDQGLSKSFKLTGDRLEKLRTPGSITIHNDQDGDVSHVVTHFTPVDPSQLPLPLAPLEHPLVIRLPAEDDDNREPISHI; this comes from the coding sequence ATGAAAATCATCAGGACCCGGCAACGGCCTTTTCTGGTCGTGATCGATGTTGTCTTCACCGTGCTGGCCTGGATCGGGCTGCTGTATTTGCTGGCGCGGGGTCTGTGGCCGCTGATCGATACCCATGACGGCCCGCGCATCGATGCATCGTTTTTCGACGCCCTCGGCACGTTGCAGATTTACCTGTGGGTGGCGCTGGTGAATGCGGTGATCCTGATTGGCTGGGCGCGTTATCAACAGCGCAAAAGCAAGAGCTTCGCCCAGCGCCGATTGCCGGCGCCAGTGGTGGACGATCAGGGGCTGAGCAAAAGCTTCAAGCTCACCGGTGACCGGCTGGAGAAGCTGCGCACACCGGGCTCAATCACCATTCACAACGATCAGGATGGCGACGTCAGCCATGTCGTTACGCACTTCACCCCAGTCGACCCGTCTCAACTGCCGCTGCCCTTGGCGCCATTGGAACATCCACTGGTGATCCGCCTGCCGGCTGAAGATGACGACAACCGCGAGCCGATAAGCCACATCTGA
- a CDS encoding apoptosis inducing factor family protein: MALHRVARFADVPLDRGLEVRIDKMKIVLLRVGDQLRAYQGKCPHAGAPLAKGALCEGRLICPWHKAAYRLEDGALCEPPSLDSLRRYPLELRDDEVWVDDQPMPSPSTPPADDKRTFAIIGAGAAGTACAAALREKGFGGRVLLIDREPEAGYDRTALSKFVIAGEMPPDEIPPLRDEDFYREQRIERINSDVMGLDAPNRTLRLADGQSLSYDAAVIATGGIPKPLSLPGADLPQVFVLRSKAQAQQILAAAKPGQRAVIVGGSFIGLESASSLRQYGLDVTVLARHAIPFEAQFGEAVGKAIRALHEANGVVFHTDGEAAKIEGAGKVEAVLLDNGQRLPADLVLVGIGVTPATTPFTDLPKEKDQSLKVDGGMRVTDGLWAVGDIATFPLNGQPQRIEHWRLAQQQARIAAANMLGGDERYLDVPYFWTWHFGKNYDYLGHAEAWDEVEFKGDPEHPPFIGLFAKNGVVAAAVACDQERAMAMLAERMKQPLSMDEAWRLVRDFA; this comes from the coding sequence ATGGCACTGCACCGCGTCGCCCGTTTTGCCGATGTGCCCCTCGACCGTGGCCTTGAGGTCCGTATCGACAAGATGAAAATCGTCTTGCTGCGGGTCGGCGATCAATTGCGCGCCTATCAGGGCAAATGTCCCCACGCCGGGGCTCCTTTGGCCAAAGGTGCGCTGTGTGAGGGACGGCTGATCTGCCCGTGGCACAAGGCAGCCTATCGGCTCGAAGACGGCGCGCTGTGCGAGCCACCGTCCCTGGACAGTCTGCGGCGCTACCCGCTGGAATTGCGCGACGATGAGGTCTGGGTCGATGACCAGCCGATGCCCAGCCCCAGCACACCGCCGGCGGACGATAAGCGCACCTTTGCGATCATCGGCGCTGGTGCCGCCGGTACGGCCTGCGCGGCGGCGCTGCGGGAGAAAGGCTTCGGCGGCCGGGTGCTGCTGATCGACCGGGAACCCGAAGCCGGATACGACCGTACGGCATTGAGCAAATTCGTGATTGCCGGGGAGATGCCGCCGGACGAAATTCCGCCGCTGCGGGATGAAGATTTTTATCGTGAACAGCGCATTGAACGGATAAACAGCGATGTGATGGGCCTGGATGCACCGAACCGGACGCTGCGCCTGGCCGATGGCCAATCGCTGAGCTATGACGCCGCGGTGATCGCCACCGGCGGCATCCCCAAGCCCTTATCGCTGCCTGGCGCGGACCTGCCGCAGGTATTCGTGCTGCGTTCCAAGGCGCAGGCGCAGCAGATTCTGGCAGCCGCAAAACCGGGTCAACGGGCAGTGATTGTGGGCGGCAGCTTCATTGGTCTGGAATCCGCTTCATCCTTGCGTCAGTACGGCCTGGACGTCACCGTCCTGGCCCGCCATGCCATCCCTTTCGAGGCGCAATTCGGCGAGGCCGTCGGCAAGGCGATTCGTGCCCTGCACGAGGCCAATGGCGTGGTGTTTCATACCGATGGCGAAGCGGCGAAGATCGAAGGCGCAGGCAAGGTCGAAGCAGTGCTGCTGGACAACGGTCAGCGCTTGCCGGCGGATCTGGTGCTGGTCGGCATTGGCGTCACCCCGGCGACCACCCCGTTTACCGATCTGCCGAAGGAAAAAGATCAGTCATTGAAGGTCGACGGCGGCATGCGCGTGACTGACGGGCTCTGGGCCGTCGGCGATATCGCGACCTTCCCGCTCAACGGCCAGCCCCAACGGATCGAGCACTGGCGCCTGGCCCAGCAACAGGCGCGGATTGCGGCGGCGAATATGCTCGGCGGCGACGAACGCTACCTCGATGTGCCGTATTTCTGGACCTGGCACTTCGGCAAAAACTACGACTACCTCGGACACGCCGAGGCCTGGGACGAGGTCGAATTCAAAGGCGACCCAGAGCATCCACCGTTTATTGGCCTGTTCGCCAAAAACGGCGTGGTGGCGGCGGCCGTTGCCTGCGATCAAGAACGGGCCATGGCGATGCTCGCCGAACGGATGAAACAACCGCTGTCGATGGACGAGGCGTGGCGCCTGGTTCGGGATTTTGCCTGA
- a CDS encoding YbhB/YbcL family Raf kinase inhibitor-like protein, whose product MTRLTSLNPWLAAVAVALCVQLPAQAQERFTLSIPGVSDNRLFTSAEASDASGCGGKNQSPALSWSAGPPGTLSYAIVMHDPDGQKGLGVDHWIHYGIKATTRQIPAGVGAKSTLEGVGGTNIKGTTHYVGPCPPIGDSSHHYIIQIYALDLAPEALPAGLTRAQLLEQIKGHVLKNSSVVRRYHR is encoded by the coding sequence ATGACCCGATTGACCTCTTTGAACCCTTGGCTGGCGGCCGTTGCAGTCGCCCTTTGCGTGCAGTTGCCGGCGCAGGCCCAGGAGCGTTTCACCCTCAGCATCCCCGGTGTTTCGGACAATCGGCTGTTCACGTCGGCGGAAGCCAGCGATGCCAGCGGTTGCGGCGGCAAGAATCAGTCCCCGGCCCTGAGCTGGAGCGCCGGGCCCCCGGGCACCCTCAGCTACGCCATCGTCATGCACGACCCGGACGGCCAGAAAGGCTTGGGCGTCGATCACTGGATTCATTACGGCATCAAGGCCACGACACGGCAGATCCCGGCTGGTGTCGGCGCCAAATCCACTCTCGAAGGCGTGGGTGGCACCAACATCAAAGGCACCACTCACTACGTTGGCCCGTGCCCGCCCATCGGTGACAGCTCCCATCACTACATCATCCAGATCTACGCCCTGGACCTGGCGCCAGAAGCCTTGCCTGCCGGCCTGACCCGCGCGCAGTTGCTGGAACAGATCAAAGGCCATGTGCTGAAAAACAGCAGTGTGGTGCGGCGTTATCACCGCTGA